A DNA window from Malus domestica chromosome 12, GDT2T_hap1 contains the following coding sequences:
- the LOC114819947 gene encoding abscisic acid receptor PYL4-like isoform X1 — MPPNPPKSSVLLHRVHTATSATSNMASSQYQNQRGGGAAALLLNNNSNNNSKKRATVPEVVAGHHTHAVGPNQCCSAVTKEIAAPVSTVWSVVRRFDNPQAYKHFVKSCHVIAGGGDVGSLREVQVISGLPANNSTERLEILDDESHVISFSMVGGDHRLSNYRSVTTLHPSSRAGGGTVVVESYVVDVPHGNTRDDTCIFVDTIVRCNLQSLAQIAEDIASKTQEDTKEHQKWKGRQSLSNL; from the exons ATGCCCCCCAACCCGCCCAAATCCTCAGTCTTGCTCCACCGTGTCCACACCGCCACGTCGGCGACATCCAATATGGCGTCGTCGCAGTACCAAAACCAAAGAGGCGGAGGAGCTGCTGCACTGCTACTCAACAACAATAGTAATAATAATAGTAAGAAGCGGGCCACAGTACCAGAAGTGGTGGCGGGGCACCACACGCATGCGGTGGGTCCTAACCAGTGCTGCTCCGCCGTGACTAAAGAGATCGCTGCGCCCGTGTCCACCGTGTGGTCGGTGGTGCGGCGCTTCGATAACCCGCAGGCGTACAAGCACTTCGTCAAGAGCTGCCACGTCATCGCGGGTGGCGGCGACGTGGGGTCGCTGCGGGAGGTGCAGGTGATATCGGGGCTGCCTGCGAACAACAGCACGGAGAGGCTGGAGATTCTTGACGACGAGAGCCACGTCATCAGCTTCAGCATGGTTGGCGGGGACCATCGGCTGTCGAACTACAGGTCGGTGACGACGCTGCACCCGTCGTCGCGCGCAGGCGGCGGAACGGTGGTGGTGGAGTCGTACGTGGTGGACGTGCCGCACGGGAACACAAGGGATGACACGTGTATTTTCGTGGACACCATTGTTCGTTGCAACCTGCAGTCACTCGCTCAGATCGCCGAGGATATAGCTAGCAAGACGCAA GAGGACACGAAAGAACATCAAAAATGGaaaggcagacaatccttgtccaattTATAA
- the LOC114819947 gene encoding abscisic acid receptor PYL4-like isoform X2, translated as MPPNPPKSSVLLHRVHTATSATSNMASSQYQNQRGGGAAALLLNNNSNNNSKKRATVPEVVAGHHTHAVGPNQCCSAVTKEIAAPVSTVWSVVRRFDNPQAYKHFVKSCHVIAGGGDVGSLREVQVISGLPANNSTERLEILDDESHVISFSMVGGDHRLSNYRSVTTLHPSSRAGGGTVVVESYVVDVPHGNTRDDTCIFVDTIVRCNLQSLAQIAEDIASKTQCC; from the exons ATGCCCCCCAACCCGCCCAAATCCTCAGTCTTGCTCCACCGTGTCCACACCGCCACGTCGGCGACATCCAATATGGCGTCGTCGCAGTACCAAAACCAAAGAGGCGGAGGAGCTGCTGCACTGCTACTCAACAACAATAGTAATAATAATAGTAAGAAGCGGGCCACAGTACCAGAAGTGGTGGCGGGGCACCACACGCATGCGGTGGGTCCTAACCAGTGCTGCTCCGCCGTGACTAAAGAGATCGCTGCGCCCGTGTCCACCGTGTGGTCGGTGGTGCGGCGCTTCGATAACCCGCAGGCGTACAAGCACTTCGTCAAGAGCTGCCACGTCATCGCGGGTGGCGGCGACGTGGGGTCGCTGCGGGAGGTGCAGGTGATATCGGGGCTGCCTGCGAACAACAGCACGGAGAGGCTGGAGATTCTTGACGACGAGAGCCACGTCATCAGCTTCAGCATGGTTGGCGGGGACCATCGGCTGTCGAACTACAGGTCGGTGACGACGCTGCACCCGTCGTCGCGCGCAGGCGGCGGAACGGTGGTGGTGGAGTCGTACGTGGTGGACGTGCCGCACGGGAACACAAGGGATGACACGTGTATTTTCGTGGACACCATTGTTCGTTGCAACCTGCAGTCACTCGCTCAGATCGCCGAGGATATAGCTAGCAAGACGCAA TGCTGCTGA